A genomic segment from Deltaproteobacteria bacterium encodes:
- a CDS encoding glycosyltransferase, which produces MKRLKILHIQKVKETSGPQKHLHLLLPRLDPKKFEVHFLILEEKDRPQRDYSALFNGSSVAVTRFTIRRDVDLFLLFKLVLWMRRQKFDLVHTHLLHADTLGAWAAHLAGISRIVSTKHGLDGSEKLKRGERYLLRRCSRFLNGVIAVSEVVRAICETKEKIPREKMTVIYYGRPAVENPQPPDSADFLYLGRLAPEKGCRELLKAFEMVVQSSPQARLFIAGDGPLKEEMDRRVREKGLDRSISLLGYREDVDSLLEKSVALVLPSHGEEGGLPLLEAMAHARPVVATNVSAIPEIVLHGKTGLLVPPRNVFSLSEAMKTLLDDEESSTRMGEAGYRRLKEYFSPEIMVKKTEELYKKMLDR; this is translated from the coding sequence GTGAAACGGTTGAAAATCCTCCACATCCAGAAGGTAAAAGAGACCTCCGGGCCCCAGAAACATCTCCATCTTTTGCTCCCCCGCCTTGATCCCAAAAAATTTGAGGTCCATTTTTTGATCCTCGAAGAAAAAGACCGGCCCCAGCGGGACTACTCTGCGCTGTTTAACGGAAGCAGTGTGGCGGTGACCCGTTTTACGATCCGCCGCGATGTCGATCTCTTTCTCCTTTTTAAACTGGTCCTCTGGATGCGCCGGCAAAAATTCGATCTGGTCCATACCCATTTACTCCATGCCGACACCCTCGGCGCGTGGGCCGCGCATTTGGCCGGCATTTCCCGGATTGTCAGCACCAAACATGGTCTGGATGGTTCCGAAAAACTTAAACGCGGGGAGCGGTATCTGTTGCGGCGGTGCTCCCGGTTTTTAAACGGCGTCATCGCCGTTTCGGAAGTGGTGCGGGCGATTTGTGAAACAAAGGAGAAAATCCCGCGGGAAAAGATGACCGTCATCTATTACGGCCGGCCGGCCGTGGAAAATCCACAGCCTCCCGACTCGGCCGATTTTCTTTATCTGGGGCGGCTTGCCCCCGAAAAGGGGTGCCGCGAGCTTTTGAAGGCCTTTGAGATGGTGGTCCAATCGTCGCCGCAGGCGCGGCTCTTCATCGCCGGAGACGGGCCGCTGAAGGAAGAAATGGACCGGCGGGTCCGGGAAAAAGGGCTCGATCGCTCAATCTCCCTTCTTGGTTATCGGGAAGATGTCGATTCGCTCCTCGAAAAGTCTGTGGCGCTGGTCCTCCCCAGCCACGGCGAGGAGGGGGGGCTTCCCCTTCTGGAGGCGATGGCCCACGCCCGGCCGGTGGTGGCCACAAACGTCTCCGCCATTCCGGAAATTGTGCTCCACGGCAAAACCGGCCTTTTGGTTCCGCCGCGCAATGTTTTTTCGCTCTCCGAGGCGATGAAGACCCTTCTCGATGACGAAGAGTCGAGTACCCGGATGGGGGAGGCGGGCTATCGGCGGCTGAAGGAATATTTCAGCCCGGAGATAATGGTCAAAAAGACCGAAGAGCTCTACAAAAAGATGTTGGACCGGTGA